The following are encoded together in the Streptomyces rapamycinicus NRRL 5491 genome:
- the trpM gene encoding tryptophan biosynthesis modulator TrpM has product METYARLARGCRPRGCRAPARRVRGRRVRYHIGCEPGQINGRRWRRAAAR; this is encoded by the coding sequence ATGGAGACGTACGCGCGCCTGGCACGGGGCTGTCGGCCCCGGGGCTGCCGCGCGCCCGCGAGGCGGGTGCGGGGGCGGCGCGTGCGCTACCACATCGGATGCGAGCCGGGGCAGATCAACGGGCGGCGATGGCGCCGGGCGGCGGCGCGCTGA
- the trpB gene encoding tryptophan synthase subunit beta, which translates to MSSDFFIPDPEGQVPSAEGYFGAFGGKFIPEALVAAVDEVAAEYEKAKADPAFAAELEDLLVNYTGRPSALTEVERFAEHAGGARVFLKREDLNHTGSHKINNVLGQALLTRRMGKSRVIAETGAGQHGVATATACALFGLECTIYMGEIDTQRQALNVARMRMLGAEVIAVKSGSRTLKDAINEAFRDWVANVDRTHYLFGTVAGPHPFPALVRDFHRVIGVEARRQILERTGRLPDAVAACVGGGSNAIGLFHAFLPDESVRIVGFEPAGHGVATGEHAATLSQGEPGILHGSRSYVLQDEDGQITEPYSISAGLDYPGVGPEHAYLKDTGRAEYRAVTDDEAMRALRLLSETEGIIPAIESAHALAGALDLGRELGSGGLVLVNLSGRGDKDMDTAAQYFGLYEQQGDEGAK; encoded by the coding sequence ATGTCCTCTGATTTCTTCATCCCTGACCCGGAGGGCCAGGTGCCCAGCGCCGAGGGGTATTTCGGTGCCTTCGGCGGCAAGTTCATCCCCGAGGCGCTCGTCGCCGCGGTCGACGAGGTCGCCGCCGAGTACGAGAAGGCCAAGGCGGACCCCGCCTTCGCGGCCGAACTCGAGGATCTGCTGGTCAACTACACCGGCCGGCCAAGCGCGCTGACCGAGGTGGAGCGGTTCGCCGAGCACGCCGGGGGCGCCCGGGTCTTCCTCAAGCGGGAGGACCTCAACCACACCGGCTCCCACAAGATCAACAACGTGCTGGGGCAGGCCCTGCTCACCCGGCGGATGGGCAAGTCCCGCGTCATCGCCGAGACCGGCGCCGGCCAGCACGGGGTGGCCACGGCCACCGCATGCGCGCTGTTCGGGCTCGAGTGCACCATCTACATGGGCGAGATCGACACCCAGCGGCAGGCGCTCAACGTGGCGCGGATGCGGATGCTGGGCGCCGAGGTCATCGCCGTGAAGTCCGGCAGCCGCACCCTCAAGGACGCCATCAACGAGGCGTTCCGGGACTGGGTCGCCAATGTGGACCGCACCCACTACCTCTTCGGCACCGTGGCGGGACCCCACCCCTTCCCGGCGCTGGTGCGCGACTTCCACCGGGTGATCGGCGTGGAGGCGCGGCGGCAGATCCTGGAGCGGACCGGGCGGCTGCCGGACGCGGTCGCGGCCTGCGTGGGCGGCGGATCCAACGCGATCGGGCTGTTCCACGCCTTCCTGCCGGACGAGAGCGTGCGGATCGTCGGCTTCGAGCCCGCCGGGCACGGCGTGGCCACCGGGGAACACGCCGCCACGCTGAGCCAGGGCGAGCCCGGGATCCTGCACGGCTCCCGGTCCTATGTCCTCCAGGACGAGGACGGCCAGATCACCGAGCCGTACTCGATCTCGGCCGGTCTCGACTACCCCGGCGTCGGCCCTGAGCACGCGTATCTGAAGGACACCGGCCGCGCCGAATACCGGGCGGTCACCGACGACGAGGCCATGCGGGCGCTGCGGCTGCTGTCGGAGACCGAGGGCATCATCCCGGCGATCGAGAGCGCCCACGCGCTCGCGGGCGCCCTGGACCTCGGCCGGGAGCTGGGGAGCGGCGGCCTGGTGCTGGTCAACCTCTCCGGGCGCGGCGACAAGGACATGGACACGGCGGCCCAGTACTTCGGGCTCTACGAGCAGCAGGGCGACGAGGGGGCGAAGTGA
- the trpA gene encoding tryptophan synthase subunit alpha, producing MAGNLELLGSVLAGAKDEGRAALVGYLPAGFPTIDGAVDAMTAMIEGGCDIVEVGLPHSDPVLDGPVIQTADDIALRNGVRIRDVIRTVGEAHARTGAPILCMTYWNPVDRYGAERFAADLAEAGGAGCILPDLPVEESEIWRKAAEQHGLATVFVVAPSSRDERLAKITAAGSGFVYAASLMGVTGTRESVGQEARALVERTRATTSLPVCVGLGVSNATQAAEVAAFADGVIVGSAFVKRLLDAGGDTEAGLAGLRELAGELAEGVRTAR from the coding sequence ATGGCCGGGAACCTGGAGCTGCTGGGGTCCGTCCTGGCGGGCGCCAAGGACGAGGGGCGCGCCGCGCTCGTCGGCTATCTGCCCGCCGGTTTCCCCACCATCGACGGCGCGGTGGACGCGATGACCGCCATGATCGAGGGCGGCTGCGACATCGTCGAGGTCGGGCTGCCGCACAGCGATCCGGTGCTCGACGGGCCGGTGATCCAGACCGCCGACGACATCGCGCTGCGCAACGGGGTCCGGATCCGCGATGTGATCCGCACGGTGGGGGAGGCGCACGCCCGTACCGGCGCCCCGATCCTGTGCATGACGTACTGGAACCCCGTGGACCGGTACGGCGCCGAGCGGTTCGCCGCCGATCTCGCCGAGGCGGGCGGCGCGGGCTGCATCCTGCCCGATCTGCCGGTCGAGGAGTCGGAGATCTGGCGGAAGGCCGCCGAGCAGCACGGTCTGGCGACCGTGTTCGTGGTCGCGCCCAGCAGCCGTGATGAGCGGCTGGCGAAGATCACGGCGGCGGGCAGCGGTTTCGTCTACGCGGCGTCCCTGATGGGCGTCACCGGAACGAGGGAATCGGTGGGCCAGGAGGCGCGCGCTCTGGTGGAGCGCACCCGCGCCACCACCTCGCTCCCGGTGTGTGTGGGCCTCGGCGTCTCCAATGCCACCCAGGCGGCGGAGGTCGCGGCGTTCGCCGACGGGGTCATCGTGGGCTCGGCCTTCGTCAAGCGGCTGCTGGACGCCGGGGGTGACACCGAGGCCGGTCTGGCGGGGCTGCGCGAGCTCGCGGGTGAGCTGGCGGAGGGCGTCCGCACCGCCCGTTAG
- a CDS encoding DsbA family protein yields MSQRNREGKRGARERLREQRERDRARAKRKRTLGVLGAVVAVLGAAVGVGVFASRTDDDSGKSGSALVPPRGAVGKGRLVIPSGKSEKAGQEGKAGKTGPVTLTVYEDFRCPGCKQFEDVFRKTVHELQDSGRMRVEYHLVTIIDGNLGGTGSVRAANAAACAQDKDPAKFRAYHDVLYRHQPQETRDTYADNGRLIKLADQVPGLVTPAFRRCVEDGRHDAWVRKSNDVFAHSGYASTPTVLLDGKSIYGDPKKPLSPNKLKHMVLAAARD; encoded by the coding sequence GTGAGCCAGAGAAACCGTGAGGGAAAGCGCGGCGCCCGAGAGCGCCTGCGGGAACAGCGCGAGCGGGACCGGGCGCGTGCGAAGCGTAAGCGGACGCTGGGCGTCCTGGGGGCGGTGGTGGCCGTCCTCGGCGCGGCGGTGGGCGTGGGCGTCTTCGCGTCCAGGACCGACGACGACTCGGGGAAGTCGGGCAGCGCCCTGGTGCCGCCGCGCGGAGCCGTCGGCAAGGGACGTCTGGTGATCCCCTCGGGGAAGTCGGAGAAGGCCGGGCAGGAGGGGAAGGCGGGGAAGACGGGCCCGGTGACCCTGACGGTCTACGAGGACTTCCGCTGCCCGGGGTGCAAGCAGTTCGAGGACGTCTTCCGCAAGACCGTCCACGAGCTCCAGGACAGCGGCCGGATGAGGGTCGAGTACCACCTGGTGACGATCATCGACGGCAACCTCGGCGGCACCGGTTCGGTCCGCGCCGCGAACGCGGCGGCCTGCGCCCAGGACAAGGACCCCGCGAAGTTCCGGGCGTACCACGATGTGCTCTACCGCCATCAGCCCCAGGAGACCCGGGACACCTACGCCGACAACGGCAGGCTGATCAAGCTCGCGGACCAGGTCCCCGGGCTGGTCACGCCCGCCTTCCGGCGTTGCGTCGAGGACGGCCGGCACGACGCCTGGGTGCGCAAGTCCAACGACGTCTTCGCCCACTCCGGCTACGCCTCCACGCCGACCGTGCTGCTGGACGGGAAGTCGATCTACGGCGACCCCAAGAAGCCGCTGAGTCCCAACAAGCTCAAGCACATGGTCCTCGCGGCGGCCCGCGACTGA
- the lgt gene encoding prolipoprotein diacylglyceryl transferase: protein MDLLAYIPSPSSGVIYLGPVPLRGYAFCIIIGVFVAVWYGGRRWVARGGRVGTVADIAVWAVPFGLVGGRLYHVITDYELYFTDGRDWVDAFKIWQGGLGIWGAIALGALGAWIGCRRRGIPLPAYADAIAPGIAFAQAIGRWGNWFNQELYGKATTLPWALKIDGDADAGRVAGTYHPTFLYESLWCVGVALLVIWADRRYKLGHGRAFALYVAAYTVGRFWIEYLRVDDAHHVLGLRLNNWTSVVVFLAAVAYLVVSAKRSPGREEVVEPAAVEDGAAPATGTSGDAPAGSAAKSGDTPAKSDGSPAKSDGADEAGAVAAEAEPTKNP from the coding sequence ATGGACCTCCTCGCTTATATTCCCAGCCCGTCGTCCGGCGTGATCTATCTCGGTCCGGTCCCGCTGCGCGGCTATGCGTTCTGCATCATCATCGGCGTCTTCGTCGCGGTCTGGTACGGCGGGCGGCGCTGGGTCGCCCGTGGCGGCCGGGTCGGCACCGTCGCCGACATCGCCGTCTGGGCGGTGCCCTTCGGCTTGGTCGGCGGCCGCCTCTACCACGTCATCACCGACTACGAGCTGTACTTCACCGACGGCCGTGACTGGGTGGACGCCTTCAAGATCTGGCAGGGCGGCCTGGGGATCTGGGGGGCCATCGCGCTGGGCGCGCTCGGCGCCTGGATCGGCTGCCGCCGCCGGGGGATTCCGCTTCCGGCGTACGCCGACGCCATCGCCCCCGGAATCGCCTTCGCCCAGGCCATCGGGCGCTGGGGCAACTGGTTCAACCAGGAGCTGTACGGCAAGGCCACCACGCTGCCCTGGGCGCTGAAGATCGACGGCGACGCCGACGCGGGCCGGGTGGCCGGCACGTACCACCCGACCTTCCTGTACGAGTCGCTGTGGTGCGTCGGCGTGGCGCTGCTGGTGATCTGGGCGGACCGCCGCTACAAGCTGGGGCATGGGCGGGCGTTTGCCCTCTACGTCGCGGCGTACACCGTGGGCCGCTTCTGGATCGAGTACCTCCGGGTGGACGACGCCCACCATGTGCTGGGGCTGCGGCTCAACAACTGGACGTCCGTCGTGGTCTTCCTGGCCGCGGTGGCCTATCTGGTGGTCTCCGCGAAGCGGTCCCCGGGCCGCGAGGAGGTCGTGGAACCGGCCGCGGTCGAGGACGGCGCGGCCCCGGCCACCGGCACGAGCGGCGACGCCCCGGCCGGGAGCGCGGCCAAGAGCGGCGACACTCCGGCCAAGAGCGACGGCAGTCCAGCCAAGAGCGACGGTGCGGACGAGGCCGGTGCGGTGGCCGCCGAGGCGGAGCCCACCAAGAATCCCTGA
- a CDS encoding VIT1/CCC1 transporter family protein, translated as MSVIDSAESPHIAHRDNHTHRDVNGGWLRPAVFGAMDGLVSNLALMTGVAGGAVDRQTIVITGLAGLAAGAFSMAAGEYTSVASQRDLVQAELEVERRELRKHPVDELEELAALYESRGVEPALAREVAEQLSRDPEQALEIHAREELGVDPDDLPSPLVAAVSSFGSFALGALLPVLPYLLGASALWPALVLALIGLFGCGAVVARVTARNWWYSGLRQLALGGAAAGVTYALGAFFGTAVG; from the coding sequence ATGTCCGTCATTGACAGTGCTGAGTCACCGCACATCGCCCACCGCGACAACCACACCCACCGTGATGTGAACGGCGGCTGGCTGCGCCCCGCCGTCTTCGGCGCCATGGACGGACTGGTCTCCAACCTCGCGCTGATGACCGGTGTGGCCGGTGGCGCCGTGGACCGGCAGACCATCGTGATCACCGGTCTCGCGGGCCTCGCGGCCGGTGCCTTCTCGATGGCCGCCGGTGAGTACACCTCCGTCGCCTCCCAGCGCGATCTGGTCCAGGCCGAGCTGGAGGTGGAGCGGCGCGAGCTGCGCAAGCACCCGGTGGACGAGCTGGAGGAGCTGGCCGCGCTCTACGAGTCGCGCGGGGTGGAGCCGGCCCTGGCCCGTGAGGTGGCCGAGCAGCTCTCCCGCGACCCCGAGCAGGCGCTGGAGATACACGCCCGCGAGGAGCTGGGCGTGGACCCGGACGATCTGCCGTCGCCGCTGGTCGCGGCGGTGTCCTCGTTCGGCTCCTTCGCGCTGGGCGCGCTGCTGCCGGTGCTGCCGTATCTGCTGGGCGCCTCGGCGCTGTGGCCGGCCCTGGTGCTGGCGCTGATCGGGCTCTTCGGCTGCGGTGCGGTGGTGGCGCGGGTGACCGCCCGTAACTGGTGGTACAGCGGGCTGCGGCAGCTGGCGCTGGGCGGCGCGGCGGCGGGTGTGACCTATGCCCTGGGCGCTTTCTTCGGAACGGCCGTAGGATGA
- the gltB gene encoding glutamate synthase large subunit produces the protein MRSASHPARQGMYDPRNEHDACGVGFVATLTGEASHELVEQALTVLRNLEHRGATGSEPDSGDGAGILVQVPDAFLRASVTGFELPEAGAYAVGIAFLPEGETEGAAAAEHIERLAADEGLTVLGWREVPVAPELLGNGARATMPAFRQLFVADGTTTGVALDRKAFMLRKRAEREAGVYFPSLSARTLVYKGMLTTGQLEPFFPDLSDRRFATAVALVHSRFSTNTFPSWPLAHPYRFVAHNGEINTVQGNRNWMRARESQLVSDLFGEKGLERIFPVCTPDASDSATFDEVLELLHLGGRSLPHSVLMMVPEAWENHPSMDPARRAFYQYHSTMMEPWDGPACVTFTDGVQVGAVLDRNGLRPGRYWVTDDGLVVLSSEVGVLDIDPAKVVRKGRLQPGRMFLVDTAEHRIIEDHEIKAELAAEQPYGEWLEAGLIDLADLPEREHIVHTHASVTRRQQTFGYTEEELRVLLAPMAKAGAEPIGSMGTDSPIAALSERPRLLFDYFTQLFAQVTNPPLDAIREELVTSLISSLGPQGNLLEPTSASCRSVTLPFPVIDNDELAKLIHINADGDMPGLKAANLSGLYRVGGGGQALAARLDEICAEADRAIEDGARLIVLSDRHSDAEHAPIPSLLLTSAVHHHLIGTKQRTEVGLLVEAGDVREVHHVALLIGYGAAAVNPYLAMESVEDLVRAGTFLPGVEAETAIKNLIKALGKGVLKVMSKMGISTVASYRGAQVFEAVGLDESFVDTYFHGTATKIGGAGLDVVAKEVAARHAKAYPASGVPSAHRALEIGGEYQWRREGEPHLFDPETVFRLQHSTRSRRYDIFKKYTERVNEQSERLMTLRGLFSFKGERTSIPIEEVEPVSEIVKRFSTGAMSYGSISQEAHETLAIAMNQLGGKSNTGEGGEDSDRLHDPARRSSIKQVASGRFGVTSEYLVNSDDIQIKMAQGAKPGEGGQLPGHKVYPWVAKTRHSTPGVGLISPPPHHDIYSIEDLAQLIHDLKNANPRARIHVKLVSEVGVGTVAAGVSKAHADVVLISGHDGGTGASPLTSLKHAGGPWELGLAETQQTLLLNGLRDRIVVQTDGQLKTGRDVVIAALLGAEEFGFATAPLVVSGCVMMRVCHLDTCPVGIATQNPVLRERYSGKAEFVVNFFQFIAEEVREFLAELGFRSLDEAIGHAELLDTTRAVQHWKAQGLDLAPLLYVPELPEGAVRHQAIEQDHGLAKALDNQLIKLAADALNAASAEAAEPVRAQVAIRNINRTVGTMLGHEVTRTFGGAGLPEDTIDITFTGSAGQSFGAFLPSGVTLRLEGDANDYVGKGLSGGRVIVRPDRGADHLAEYSTIAGNTLAYGATGGEMFLRGRVGERFCVRNSGATVVAEGVGDHGCEYMTGGHAVVLGRTGRNFAAGMSGGIAYVIDLDPDNVNVDLRDAVGALDDTDQRWLHDAVRRHHEETGSTVAGTLLDDWETAVTRFSKIIPATYQAVLAAKDAAERAGLSESETHEKMMEAAING, from the coding sequence ATGCGTTCCGCATCCCACCCTGCCCGCCAAGGGATGTACGACCCACGCAATGAGCACGACGCCTGTGGCGTCGGCTTCGTGGCGACCCTCACCGGCGAGGCCAGCCATGAGCTCGTGGAGCAGGCTCTCACCGTGCTGAGGAACCTCGAGCACCGCGGCGCCACCGGTTCCGAGCCCGACTCCGGCGATGGCGCGGGCATCCTCGTCCAGGTTCCGGACGCCTTCCTGCGGGCCAGTGTGACCGGCTTCGAGCTGCCCGAAGCCGGTGCCTACGCGGTGGGCATCGCGTTCCTCCCGGAGGGCGAGACCGAGGGTGCGGCCGCCGCGGAGCACATCGAGCGGCTCGCCGCCGACGAGGGCCTGACCGTCCTCGGCTGGCGTGAGGTGCCCGTCGCCCCCGAGCTGCTGGGCAACGGCGCCCGGGCCACCATGCCCGCCTTCCGCCAGCTCTTCGTCGCCGACGGCACCACCACCGGCGTGGCCCTGGACCGCAAGGCGTTCATGCTGCGCAAGCGCGCCGAGCGCGAGGCGGGGGTCTACTTCCCCTCGCTGTCCGCCCGCACCCTGGTCTACAAGGGAATGCTGACCACCGGTCAGCTGGAGCCGTTCTTCCCGGACCTCTCCGACCGACGCTTCGCCACGGCCGTCGCGCTGGTCCACTCCCGGTTCTCCACCAACACCTTCCCGAGCTGGCCGCTGGCCCACCCGTACCGCTTCGTCGCCCACAACGGTGAGATCAACACCGTCCAGGGCAACCGCAACTGGATGCGGGCCCGGGAGTCCCAGCTGGTCAGCGACCTGTTCGGGGAGAAGGGCCTGGAGCGGATCTTCCCCGTCTGCACCCCGGACGCCTCCGACTCGGCGACCTTCGACGAGGTCCTGGAGCTGCTCCACCTCGGTGGCCGCTCGCTGCCGCACTCGGTGCTGATGATGGTCCCCGAGGCGTGGGAGAACCACCCCTCCATGGACCCGGCCCGGCGCGCCTTCTACCAGTACCACTCCACGATGATGGAGCCCTGGGACGGCCCGGCCTGTGTCACCTTCACCGACGGCGTCCAGGTCGGCGCCGTGCTGGACCGCAACGGTCTGCGGCCCGGGCGCTACTGGGTCACCGACGACGGTCTGGTCGTGCTCTCCTCCGAGGTCGGCGTCCTGGACATCGACCCGGCCAAGGTGGTCCGCAAGGGCCGGCTCCAGCCGGGCCGGATGTTCCTGGTGGACACCGCCGAGCACCGCATCATCGAGGACCACGAGATCAAGGCCGAGCTGGCCGCCGAGCAGCCGTACGGCGAGTGGCTGGAGGCCGGTCTGATCGACCTGGCCGACCTGCCCGAGCGCGAGCACATCGTGCACACCCACGCCTCGGTCACCCGCCGCCAGCAGACCTTCGGGTACACCGAGGAGGAGCTGCGCGTCCTGCTCGCGCCGATGGCCAAGGCCGGTGCCGAGCCGATCGGCTCGATGGGCACCGACTCGCCGATCGCCGCCCTCTCGGAGCGGCCGCGGCTGCTGTTCGACTACTTCACCCAGCTGTTCGCGCAGGTCACCAACCCGCCGCTGGACGCGATCCGCGAGGAGCTGGTCACCTCGCTGATCTCCTCGCTGGGCCCGCAGGGCAATCTGCTGGAGCCGACTTCGGCCTCCTGCCGCAGCGTCACCCTGCCCTTCCCGGTGATCGACAACGATGAGCTGGCCAAGCTCATCCACATCAACGCCGACGGGGACATGCCGGGCCTCAAGGCGGCGAACCTCTCGGGCCTGTACCGGGTCGGTGGCGGCGGTCAGGCGCTCGCCGCCCGGCTGGACGAGATCTGCGCCGAGGCCGACCGCGCCATCGAGGACGGCGCCCGGCTGATCGTGCTCTCCGACCGCCACTCGGACGCCGAGCACGCCCCGATCCCCTCGCTGCTGCTCACCTCCGCGGTCCACCACCACCTCATCGGCACCAAGCAGCGCACCGAGGTGGGGCTGCTGGTCGAGGCGGGCGACGTCCGCGAGGTGCACCATGTCGCGCTGCTGATCGGCTACGGCGCCGCGGCCGTCAACCCGTACCTGGCCATGGAGTCGGTCGAGGACCTGGTCCGGGCCGGCACCTTCCTGCCCGGTGTCGAGGCCGAGACCGCGATCAAGAACCTCATCAAGGCGCTCGGCAAGGGCGTCCTGAAGGTCATGTCCAAGATGGGCATCTCGACCGTGGCCTCCTACCGGGGTGCGCAGGTCTTCGAGGCCGTCGGCCTGGACGAGTCCTTCGTGGACACCTACTTCCACGGCACCGCCACCAAGATCGGCGGCGCGGGCCTGGACGTCGTCGCCAAGGAGGTGGCCGCCCGCCACGCCAAGGCGTACCCCGCCTCCGGGGTCCCCTCCGCCCATCGCGCGCTGGAGATCGGCGGCGAGTACCAGTGGCGCCGCGAGGGCGAGCCGCACCTCTTCGACCCCGAGACGGTCTTCCGGCTCCAGCACTCCACCCGGTCGCGCCGCTACGACATCTTCAAGAAGTACACGGAGCGGGTGAACGAGCAGTCCGAGCGGCTGATGACGCTGCGCGGTCTGTTCTCCTTCAAGGGCGAGCGCACCTCGATCCCGATCGAGGAGGTCGAGCCGGTCAGCGAGATCGTCAAGCGGTTCTCCACCGGCGCCATGTCGTACGGCTCCATCTCCCAGGAGGCGCACGAGACCCTCGCCATCGCCATGAACCAGCTGGGCGGAAAGTCCAACACCGGTGAGGGCGGCGAGGACTCCGACCGGCTGCACGACCCCGCCCGGCGCTCCTCGATCAAGCAGGTGGCCTCCGGCCGCTTCGGTGTGACCAGCGAATACCTGGTCAACTCCGATGACATCCAGATCAAGATGGCCCAGGGCGCCAAGCCCGGCGAGGGCGGCCAGCTGCCCGGCCACAAGGTCTACCCGTGGGTGGCCAAGACCCGGCACTCCACTCCGGGCGTCGGCCTGATCTCCCCGCCGCCGCACCACGACATCTACTCGATCGAGGATCTCGCCCAGCTGATCCACGACCTGAAGAACGCCAACCCGCGGGCCCGGATCCACGTCAAGCTGGTCTCCGAGGTCGGCGTCGGCACGGTGGCCGCGGGCGTCTCCAAGGCCCACGCCGATGTGGTGCTGATCTCCGGCCACGACGGCGGCACCGGCGCCTCGCCGCTCACCTCGCTCAAGCACGCGGGCGGCCCCTGGGAGCTCGGCCTCGCCGAGACCCAGCAGACGCTGCTGCTCAACGGGTTGCGCGACCGCATCGTGGTGCAGACCGACGGCCAGCTGAAGACCGGCCGTGACGTGGTGATCGCCGCGCTGCTCGGCGCCGAGGAGTTCGGCTTCGCCACCGCGCCGCTGGTGGTCTCCGGCTGCGTCATGATGCGCGTCTGCCACCTGGACACCTGCCCGGTCGGCATCGCCACCCAGAACCCGGTGCTGCGCGAGCGCTACAGCGGCAAGGCCGAGTTCGTGGTGAACTTCTTCCAGTTCATCGCCGAGGAGGTCCGCGAGTTCCTCGCCGAGCTGGGCTTCCGCTCCCTGGACGAGGCCATCGGCCACGCCGAACTGCTGGACACCACCCGAGCCGTCCAGCACTGGAAGGCGCAGGGCCTGGACCTCGCCCCGCTGCTGTACGTGCCCGAGCTGCCCGAGGGCGCCGTCCGCCACCAGGCGATCGAGCAGGACCACGGCCTGGCCAAGGCGCTCGACAACCAGCTGATCAAGCTGGCGGCCGACGCGCTGAACGCCGCGAGCGCCGAGGCCGCCGAGCCGGTCCGGGCCCAGGTCGCGATCCGCAACATCAACCGGACCGTCGGCACCATGCTCGGCCATGAGGTGACCCGTACGTTCGGTGGCGCGGGCCTGCCCGAGGACACCATCGACATCACCTTCACCGGCTCGGCCGGCCAGTCCTTCGGCGCGTTCCTGCCCAGCGGTGTCACGCTGCGGCTCGAGGGCGACGCCAACGACTACGTGGGCAAGGGCCTGTCCGGTGGCCGCGTGATCGTCCGCCCGGACCGGGGCGCGGACCACCTCGCCGAGTACTCGACGATCGCGGGCAACACCCTCGCGTACGGCGCGACCGGCGGCGAGATGTTCCTGCGCGGCCGGGTCGGCGAGCGGTTCTGCGTCCGCAACTCCGGGGCCACGGTCGTCGCCGAGGGCGTGGGCGACCACGGCTGTGAGTACATGACCGGCGGCCACGCGGTAGTCCTCGGCCGCACCGGCCGTAACTTCGCGGCCGGGATGTCCGGCGGTATCGCCTATGTGATCGACCTCGACCCGGACAACGTCAACGTCGATCTGCGGGACGCCGTCGGCGCGCTGGACGACACCGACCAGCGGTGGCTGCACGACGCGGTGCGCCGCCACCACGAGGAGACCGGCTCCACCGTCGCGGGCACGCTGCTCGACGACTGGGAGACCGCCGTCACCCGCTTCAGCAAGATCATCCCAGCTACGTACCAGGCCGTGCTCGCCGCCAAGGACGCCGCCGAGCGTGCCGGGCTCTCCGAGTCCGAGACCCACGAGAAGATGATGGAGGCGGCGATCAATGGCTGA